ATGAGGGTCACAATCCTTAGCGCAGATCAcctcacataataatatgatgttttTCCAGGGCAAAGTGTCCAAAGTATTCCAAAGTGCGCCTGAAATATGTTATGGTCGACAGCCTGCGGTCATTATTAATATAGACTCTAGAATTTATCTTTCcaatctgaaaataaaataagttaataTAGCATGGGTAATTTAAAATttctcaaataaataattttcagcCTGCAATTAGCTTTgagtgtaatattataaatgccaaagtgtgtttgtccttcaatcatgtaaAAATGGAGCTATGTATTACATAGCCATATTTTTGCATGGTAAAGTTGAGTGAGCACCTGGAGGATGACATGATCCCAAAAAATAAAGTTAAGAGCCTAATGCCTAGCAGACGAAATTGTGGGCAAAAgcttgtttttaataaatttataaataagtttggAAAACTTAACTAATAAACTTACTGGGCAAAATAGTTTGTTACAAATTCATGACGTCTTCTATGATTTGGATTTGTTCTTTGTGTTCGTGCAGCATTCATATTCGCAATATTAATATTGCCATCAGCTAATATAGCATCCCAAGAGGctggattaattattatattatcatctGGTGGTGTTGTTTCACCACTTCTCCTTGCAATATTGTGCAATACAGCTGTGGCAATAATTATTGGAAATGAATGCTGCACTGAAACACCTAATCCAATTGCCATCGCTGGGAAACGTCTTTTCCAGACTCCAAACAATCGCTCTACACAATTTCTGGTCCTTATATGAGACTCATTGTACAAATTTTCAGCCTCAGTATTGCATTGATCCAATGGAGTCATCATATAATTGTTACAGGCATAGCCTGCATCTCCCACAAGCACAGCATTTCCATACCGGCCCTGTTCAAACATAGCTCTTCTATAACAATTACTGAAAATATATGAGTCATGTGTACTCCCTGGCCATCGAGCAACCACATCTGTAAATTCCAATTTGGCATTACATATGGCTTGAACattcaaagaaaaatagtgTTTTCTGTTCCGAAAAATCTCTGGATTCTCTCcacctaaaataataattaattattaataaaattataagaatGTAATATGAAACATTTAGGTTTAGGTAATGcatgaaaaatgaaataatgCTTTACCTGGTGATTTAATGAACTTCACATGAGAGCAATCGATTGCACCTATAACACATGGAAACCTGGCTCTTTCATAAAATTCTCTTTGTGTGTCTCGGATCTCATCTGGTAGCTCCGGAAAGTAAATGTGCTGTGTTCGGAGCGAAGCGATTGCAGCGCTAACTCTGTGCACAATTCTGTGTGCAGTAGATGTGCTAAATCCACATAAGTCAGCAGCAGTTACTTGGTAGCACCCAGTAGCATAAAAACGTAAAGCACATAGCAACTGATTAATAGGAGCTACACTGtaatttctggaataaaaacaaTCAATCAATACAAACAATCAATCAGCTAAAGAGCTCATAAACAATAAATATGTTGGCCCTAGtataata
This portion of the Maniola hyperantus chromosome 22, iAphHyp1.2, whole genome shotgun sequence genome encodes:
- the LOC117992736 gene encoding putative nuclease HARBI1, with amino-acid sequence MKRALALAFDDSDTDEEYIVRRPRWIREREQHFDTLDDKDFVTRFRLTKPTVLSVLESIEDKLEFPTNINYSVAPINQLLCALRFYATGCYQVTAADLCGFSTSTAHRIVHRVSAAIASLRTQHIYFPELPDEIRDTQREFYERARFPCVIGAIDCSHVKFIKSPGGENPEIFRNRKHYFSLNVQAICNAKLEFTDVVARWPGSTHDSYIFSNCYRRAMFEQGRYGNAVLVGDAGYACNNYMMTPLDQCNTEAENLYNESHIRTRNCVERLFGVWKRRFPAMAIGLGVSVQHSFPIIIATAVLHNIARRSGETTPPDDNIIINPASWDAILADGNINIANMNAARTQRTNPNHRRRHEFVTNYFAQLER